In the bacterium genome, CTGGCCGAAGTCGATGCCGAGCTCCTCGCGCAGCGCCTGCGCCACGCGCGCGCTGCCCTTCATCTCGTCGATGATGTCGTTGCAGAGGCGGATGACCACTTGGCCCTTGGGCTCCGCGGCGAAGAAGCCGTAGAAGCTGACCAGGCTCGCCACTTCCGCCCGACTGCGGGCGACTGTTTGGGCGATCAGGGCCTGGGCCTCCGCATCGACGCAGCCCAGGCGGTCCTGGACGCTGCGCACGATGTCCATCAGGCGCGTGGGGTCGTTGCCGAAGCTCTGGCAGCTCTCCTTCACCACCGTCTTGAGCGGCGCGCTCTTGCTCATCGATCACCTCTCCCAGGTCCGCGGTCCGGATGGCCAACAGGTTCGCGCTGGGCGCCCGGGCAGAGCGCGCGAACCCGACTCCTCGCACAAGCTACACGGTCTAGGGCAGTAATCAAGACAATGCCGCCCGATTAACGGCAATCCTCGGGAAAAAAGTCACAAGACGGCGAGATCTCGCAGCAGTTCCGTTATCTCTTGGGCTACTCGAGGCGGCGCAGGTGATAGACGACCTCGTCGGTGCGCTTGTAGCCCCACTCCTCGCGGGCGATGCGCTCCCGGTAGGCCGGGTCCTGCTCCAGGCGCCGGGCCTCCGACTCCAGCGCGGCCGACTTCGCCTCGAGGCGCTGGATCTCTGCAACGAGCGCGCTGCGGCGGTTCTGGAGCTGCGTTTGCCGGATCCAGCCGGCGTCCCCGAGGAGGAGCAGGTAGAGGAGCACGACGCCGAGCAGGAGCAGGGCGCCCTTGAAGGTGCGGCCGCCGATCTGGCCGCCGGTCCAGCGCTGGCGGAGATAGGGGGAGCGACCCTCGCCGCGGTGGGGGCGCAGGGCTTCCTCGCGCCGGGAGGGCTCCGGCCGCCAGGGCTCGGGCGCGAGCGCGCCCCGCAGGCCGTGGTTCGTCCTCATCCCCCGTAGTTCAGCGCCTGGAGACCCTCGTAGCGCCCCTGCTCCCCGAGCTCCTCGGCGATGCGCAGGAGCTCGTTGTACTTGGCCACGCGGTCCGTCCGGCAGAGGCTGCCGGTCTTGATCTGACCCGCGTTCGTGGCCACGGCGACGTGGCTGATCGTCACGTCCTCCGTCTCGCCGCTGCGGTGCGAGATGACGTTCGTGTAGCCCGCCCGCTTCGCCGTCTCGATGCAGTCGAGGGTTTCCGTGAGGGTGCCGATCTGATTGAGCTTGATCAAGATCGAGTTGGCGATGCCCTCGTCGATGCCGCGGACCAGGCGGTCCGTGTTCGTGACGAACAGGTCGTCGCCGACGAGCTGCAGCTTCTCTCCGAGCCGCTGGGTGAGTAGGCGCCAGCCGGCCCAGTCGTCCTCGGCGAGGCCGTCTTCGATGCTGACGATCGGGTAGCGCTGGGCGAGCCCCGCGTAGTAGTCCACCAGACCGGCCGCGTCGAGGCGACGATCGCCCTCTCCGGCGAGGGTGTAGACGCCACTCGCGTGGAACTCGCTCGCCGCCGCGTCCATCGCCAGGTGGATGTCCTCGCCCGGCCGGTAGCCCGCCCGCTCGATGGCCTGCAGGATCACCTGCAGCGCCTCCTCGTTGGAGCCCAGGTTCGGCGCGAAGCCGCCCTCGTCGCCGACCGCCGTGTTCAGGCCGCGCTCGCTGAGCACCTTGCGCAGGTGGTGGAAGACCTCGACGCCCCAGCGCAGGCCGGTCGCGAAGTCCGGGGCGCCCGTGGGCATGATCATGAACTCCTGGATGTCCACGTTGTTGTCGGCGTGCTTGCCGCCGTTGAGGATGTTCATCATCGGCACCGGTAGGGTGCGCGCGGCGACGCCGCCGATGTACTGATAGAGCGGCAGGTCCAGGTGGGCGCTGGCCGCCTTGGCGACGGCGAGGCTGACGCCGAGGATGGCGTTGGCGCCCAGCTTCTCCTTGTTGTAGGTGCCGTCGATGTCCAGCAGCACCGAGTCGATGTGCGCCTGGTCGAGGGCGTCCAGCTCCAGCAGCTCCGGCCGGATGATCTCCTGCACATTGGCGACGGCCTTGAGCACGCCCTTGCCGAGGTAGCGCGCCGCGTCGCCGTCCCGCAGCTCGATCGCCTCGTGCTCGCCGGTCGAGGCGCCCGAGGGCACGGCGGCGCGCCCGACGGCCCCGCTCTCGAGGTAGACCTCCACCTCGACCGTCGGATTGCCACGCGAATCGAGGATCTCCCGGGCGACGACTTCTTCGATGGCGCTCATCCTGGGCACTCCTATTCGTGAGCGCGAGCGCCTGCCAGCGCCGCGCAGCGGTCGCCGCCGTAATGCCACCGGGGGCAGCGCAGGTCAAGCAAAATGCCCCTCAGCGCCAGGGGCGCCAGAGCTGAGCGAAGCTCGGTAAGTCCAAGGGACGATTGGTTTCCGGCGTCCCAGCCGGGACGAGATCGAGGCCGTGGTGGCGCAGTCGCTCGCGGACGGCGAGGGCGGCCTGGAGGGGCAGCCAGCCACCCAAGCCCACGATCAGGCCCAGGCCGCTGAGGGCCAGGAGCAGGAGGAGCAACTGGCGGCCGGCGAATGCCGCCAGCAGCGCTCCCGGTCGTTCGAGAAGCAGCAGCAGGGCCAGGCGGGCGGTCTCCCGGGGCTCCCGACCGCGCGCCGCGAGCAGGGGCAGGAAGACGAAGCCCCAGAGCCGGGAGAGGGCCCAGAGCCAGAGGCCGCCGGCGAGGCCGAGCCAGCCGAGCCAGCCGCGCTCCCCGGGCCCGGAAGCCACCAGCGCCGGCAGGAGCAGCAGGGCGAGCAGTGCCTGCACCAGCGTCCAGCCGAGGAGGGGCAGGTAGTTCAGGCCCGGCGAGCGCAGCAGCGGGCCCAGGGACGGCGACTCGCCGCGGGCCAGCGCGGCGGCGTAGCAGTGGGCAGCGCCCCCGAGCCAGGGCGCCATGAGCACGACGCAGAGAACGAGCGCCCCGCTGAGCAGCAGCCAGCCGCCGGGCGCGAGCCGGGCGGCCGGCACGAAGGTGAGGACCAGCGCGAGCAGCAGCCAGGGCAGCGCGCGCAACAGGGACAGCAGAGCGAGCGGTCCGAGC is a window encoding:
- a CDS encoding septum formation initiator family protein, whose amino-acid sequence is MRTNHGLRGALAPEPWRPEPSRREEALRPHRGEGRSPYLRQRWTGGQIGGRTFKGALLLLGVVLLYLLLLGDAGWIRQTQLQNRRSALVAEIQRLEAKSAALESEARRLEQDPAYRERIAREEWGYKRTDEVVYHLRRLE
- a CDS encoding phosphopyruvate hydratase — its product is MSAIEEVVAREILDSRGNPTVEVEVYLESGAVGRAAVPSGASTGEHEAIELRDGDAARYLGKGVLKAVANVQEIIRPELLELDALDQAHIDSVLLDIDGTYNKEKLGANAILGVSLAVAKAASAHLDLPLYQYIGGVAARTLPVPMMNILNGGKHADNNVDIQEFMIMPTGAPDFATGLRWGVEVFHHLRKVLSERGLNTAVGDEGGFAPNLGSNEEALQVILQAIERAGYRPGEDIHLAMDAAASEFHASGVYTLAGEGDRRLDAAGLVDYYAGLAQRYPIVSIEDGLAEDDWAGWRLLTQRLGEKLQLVGDDLFVTNTDRLVRGIDEGIANSILIKLNQIGTLTETLDCIETAKRAGYTNVISHRSGETEDVTISHVAVATNAGQIKTGSLCRTDRVAKYNELLRIAEELGEQGRYEGLQALNYGG